From one Rhodamnia argentea isolate NSW1041297 chromosome 1, ASM2092103v1, whole genome shotgun sequence genomic stretch:
- the LOC125314447 gene encoding uncharacterized protein LOC125314447 — MERNMIERAAASGSWSVPSCKNKRRFGKRPMSRGRPIIPPNRRNVWGKPTLGNGGICQFYNWRHEIASCPFGNRACFGCGRMGHQVRDCPQRQRGVPAPSQQGGQPHGNTLQNYQSRLPAQGRVFAVTGEETEDSSTVTGTVFLHDHVAYALFDTGATYSFVAERFIKLVGLSPKSLETVFKISTPLKDSVISTIGCLDCKLIIGGHEEVIDPIVLEMNDFDVIVGMDWPTKQRVTMD, encoded by the coding sequence ATGGAGAGAAATATGATAGAAAGGGCTGCTGCATCCGGATCATGGTCTGTGCCCTCTTGTAAGAATAAACGTagatttggcaagaggccaatgtcGAGAGGAAGGCCGATCATCCCACCTAACCGGAGGAATGTCTGGGGAAAGCCGACTCTTGGTAACGGTGGAATATGTCAATTTTACAATTGGAGGCATGAGATCGCCTCGTGTCCCTTCGGGAATAGAGCTTGTTTTGGTTGTGGTCGGATGGGCCACCAAGTGAGAGATTGCCCGCAGAGGCAAAGAGGAGTTCCAGCGCCATCACAGCAAGGAGGACAGCCGCATGGGAATACGCTGCAAAATTACCAAAGCCGACTTCCAGCGCAAGGAAGAGTTTTTGCGGTCACCGGGGAAGAAACGGAGGATTCGTCGACCGTTACAGGTACCGTCTTCTTGCATGATCATGTAGCATATGCGTTGTTTGACACTGGAGCCACGTACTCCTTTGTTGCTGAGCGCTTTATTAAATTAGTTGGGTTGAGTCCGAAATCGCTGGAAACGGTTTTTAAGATATCCACGCCGCTAAAAGATAGTGTAATATCTACGATAGGTTGTCTTGATTGTAAGTTGATAATCGGTGGTCACGAAGAAGTGATAGATCCGATTGTGctggaaatgaatgattttgatgtAATTGTCGGTATGGATTGGCCGACAAAGCAAAGAGTCACGATGGATTGA